A genomic region of Fodinisporobacter ferrooxydans contains the following coding sequences:
- the dltB gene encoding D-alanyl-lipoteichoic acid biosynthesis protein DltB yields the protein MIPYSDFTFFGILFLFLIPAIVLGFLGKGIRGYAFFMHFVFIWLIFGNNSQELYSLVIYVLYQWMVLCLYFKYKDQNWTYPIALLFSLLPLVLVKITPVLSPHSTLGFLGVSYLTFKNVQIIIEAKDQLIKDITPYEFFDFLLFFPTISSGPIDRYRRYGKDAQIEWTDKQYGEFLFQGIHRLFQGFLYKYILAYLINRYWLPLKFLQDRPVAAFVYHSYQQFFHYFFTLAQFKTFVSAVLYMYGYSLYLFFDFAGYTAFAVGVSYILGIKTPENFNRPFISRNIKEFWNRWNMTLSFWFRDYVFMRVVFALTRKKVLKSRQIISYIGYLSLFGLMGFWHGLAWHYIVYGLYHAALFIGYDLFDRFNKKCNIWKNNVYFRGLSVVITFHFVCFGFLIFSGYLF from the coding sequence ATGATACCATACTCGGACTTTACGTTTTTTGGAATTTTATTTTTGTTCTTGATTCCGGCAATTGTACTGGGTTTTTTGGGAAAAGGGATCCGGGGATATGCGTTTTTCATGCATTTTGTGTTCATTTGGCTGATTTTTGGCAACAACTCGCAAGAATTATATTCTCTGGTGATCTATGTACTGTATCAATGGATGGTTTTGTGTTTGTATTTCAAATATAAAGACCAAAATTGGACATATCCGATTGCATTGCTGTTCAGTCTTCTTCCACTGGTTTTGGTAAAAATTACGCCAGTACTCAGTCCGCATTCAACACTTGGATTTTTAGGCGTTTCCTATTTAACATTTAAAAACGTACAAATCATTATAGAAGCCAAGGATCAATTGATAAAAGACATAACGCCATATGAATTTTTTGATTTTTTGTTATTCTTTCCAACCATTAGTTCCGGACCGATTGACAGGTACCGTCGGTATGGAAAAGATGCGCAAATCGAATGGACAGACAAGCAGTATGGGGAATTTCTTTTTCAAGGAATCCATCGATTGTTTCAAGGATTTCTATATAAATACATTTTGGCATATCTCATCAATCGCTATTGGTTGCCGTTAAAATTTTTACAAGATCGACCCGTTGCTGCGTTTGTATATCATTCCTATCAACAGTTTTTTCATTACTTTTTTACATTGGCCCAATTTAAGACGTTTGTATCCGCTGTATTGTACATGTATGGCTACAGTTTGTATCTGTTTTTCGATTTTGCCGGTTATACGGCGTTTGCGGTTGGCGTGAGCTATATTCTTGGCATAAAGACGCCGGAAAATTTCAATCGGCCGTTTATCAGCCGCAACATCAAGGAGTTTTGGAATCGGTGGAATATGACATTGTCGTTTTGGTTCCGCGATTACGTGTTTATGCGGGTAGTGTTCGCGTTAACACGAAAAAAAGTGCTGAAAAGCAGGCAAATCATTTCCTACATCGGCTATCTGTCCTTGTTTGGTTTAATGGGATTTTGGCATGGACTGGCATGGCATTATATCGTCTATGGATTGTATCATGCGGCATTATTTATCGGATACGATTTGTTTGACCGTTTTAATAAAAAATGTAATATTTGGAAGAATAATGTATATTTCCGCGGGTTGTCAGTTGTGATTACATTCCATTTTGTGTGTTTTGGATTTTTGATATTTTCCGGATACCTGTTTTAA
- the dltD gene encoding D-alanyl-lipoteichoic acid biosynthesis protein DltD, which produces MDRINMDRIKKPAFGPLIAALAILLILLFFPVSFAKKLLTNQDIEKVAASADLAKFKNVFLQKEAFSMNQKFLPFFGSSTIGIFSRYHPVNFFSPNQFAPYLVGQPGCTNIIHVMDFSALSGNLYHKKLVFMLDTSEFMNPNGIGDQGFSKFYSPLNGYEFLFNDEIRPQDKKQVAEQLLKYAAVKKDGLLATILEGITHDSLSYQIKADFLKPIAYLRMKLLEKQDFIQSLQLVNRIQPYHQQFVPRNLPWNQLRSMAIQEAKPQTNNNPYGMLDGFYKQKVQKFKGKLKDSWKPNHMNYLHSVAYVDLQAILDVLKSEHADPVFVLIPQKGAWDDYKGFTNSYRNLLYNKIVNEVKAEGFQVLDYRNHQYDKYFLRDFWHLGWTGWVQVDHDLANYMKQK; this is translated from the coding sequence ATGGATCGTATAAATATGGATCGTATAAAAAAACCGGCATTTGGACCCTTGATCGCAGCGCTTGCGATCCTCTTGATTTTGTTGTTTTTCCCCGTATCCTTTGCCAAAAAATTGCTGACAAATCAAGATATAGAAAAAGTTGCCGCATCTGCAGATCTGGCAAAGTTTAAAAATGTCTTTTTGCAAAAAGAAGCATTTTCCATGAATCAAAAGTTTTTACCCTTTTTCGGTTCATCTACCATCGGGATTTTTAGCAGGTATCATCCTGTCAACTTTTTTTCTCCCAATCAATTTGCTCCGTACCTGGTTGGGCAGCCGGGATGCACCAATATCATTCATGTCATGGACTTTTCAGCGTTAAGCGGGAACTTGTATCACAAAAAACTGGTGTTCATGCTTGATACGTCCGAATTTATGAATCCCAATGGCATTGGCGATCAGGGATTTAGCAAATTTTACTCGCCGTTAAACGGTTATGAGTTTCTCTTTAATGATGAAATTCGTCCGCAAGACAAGAAACAAGTGGCGGAACAATTGTTAAAGTATGCGGCAGTCAAAAAGGACGGATTGCTTGCGACGATTTTAGAAGGGATCACACATGATTCTTTATCGTATCAAATCAAGGCGGATTTTCTCAAACCGATTGCGTATCTTCGCATGAAACTATTGGAAAAACAAGATTTTATCCAGTCGTTGCAATTGGTGAATCGGATACAGCCCTATCATCAGCAGTTCGTCCCGCGCAATCTCCCATGGAACCAGCTGCGAAGCATGGCAATCCAGGAAGCAAAGCCGCAGACGAATAACAATCCATACGGCATGCTGGATGGGTTTTATAAACAAAAGGTACAGAAATTCAAAGGAAAACTGAAAGATTCCTGGAAACCGAATCATATGAATTACCTGCATTCTGTTGCATATGTGGATTTGCAAGCGATTTTAGACGTTTTAAAGAGTGAACACGCAGATCCGGTATTTGTCTTGATCCCGCAAAAAGGGGCATGGGATGATTACAAAGGATTTACGAACTCCTATCGAAATCTTCTGTACAATAAAATTGTAAATGAAGTGAAGGCGGAAGGGTTTCAAGTTCTTGATTATCGGAACCATCAATACGACAAATATTTTTTAAGAGATTTTTGGCACCTGGGATGGACGGGCTGGGTGCAAGTGGATCATGATCTTGCCAACTATATGAAACAAAAATAG
- a CDS encoding polysaccharide deacetylase family protein: MALYRKGSIATFASILLCLCGVSYAKTDEVVSSIHTDKKVIALTFDDGPNPVFTPKILDILKQYNANATFFVLGKRVGMYPKLVIREVNEGHEIANHTFDHQYLKGSALQRAEQEVVQTQEAIYDTIEQVPHIFRPPGGIVNPSVINVAKQQHCQIVLWSWYQDTRDWKKPGVDKIVRTVLSNVHNGDIVLFHDFEGDCSQTVEALKIILPELQKQGYQFLTVTDLLQTK; the protein is encoded by the coding sequence ATGGCTTTGTATCGGAAAGGGTCTATAGCGACATTCGCATCAATTCTCCTTTGTCTTTGCGGAGTTTCGTATGCCAAGACAGATGAAGTGGTATCCAGCATTCATACAGACAAAAAGGTGATTGCTCTTACATTTGACGACGGTCCCAATCCTGTATTCACCCCAAAAATCCTGGATATTCTGAAACAATATAACGCCAACGCCACATTTTTTGTCCTTGGAAAACGTGTAGGAATGTATCCGAAACTTGTCATACGTGAAGTCAACGAAGGCCACGAGATTGCGAATCACACGTTTGATCATCAATATTTAAAAGGATCTGCGCTCCAAAGAGCCGAGCAAGAAGTCGTTCAAACACAAGAGGCCATATACGATACAATCGAGCAGGTCCCGCACATATTCCGACCGCCGGGGGGAATTGTGAATCCCTCTGTCATCAATGTCGCCAAACAGCAACATTGTCAAATCGTTCTTTGGTCATGGTATCAAGATACGAGGGACTGGAAAAAACCTGGTGTTGATAAAATTGTCCGCACCGTTTTATCCAATGTCCATAACGGTGATATCGTTTTATTTCATGATTTTGAAGGAGATTGTTCACAAACGGTAGAGGCACTCAAAATCATCCTCCCGGAACTTCAAAAACAGGGATACCAGTTTTTAACCGTCACCGATCTTTTGCAAACCAAGTGA
- a CDS encoding ferric reductase-like transmembrane domain-containing protein, with protein sequence MDLLNTWYLTRAAGITSYVLLSLSVMSGLYGLVRKKHGQSPGIYPLLHTALANWAMYIAMFHVAILFFDQYTNFTWKDILVPFATTYKTIPMAIGIIGFYLLIATILTTEMRNKIGVKIWRKLHMLSPIVYIMVTLHGLWIGTDSKTTGSFGMYVISIFGVLLLLFLRFKRSRQQVLKYPRGTMN encoded by the coding sequence GTGGATTTGCTTAATACATGGTATTTAACACGGGCAGCCGGCATCACTTCTTATGTTTTGCTTTCGCTGTCCGTCATGTCGGGATTATATGGGCTCGTTCGCAAGAAACATGGCCAAAGCCCCGGTATATATCCGTTGTTGCACACTGCGCTCGCGAATTGGGCGATGTATATTGCGATGTTCCATGTCGCAATTTTATTCTTTGATCAGTACACGAACTTTACATGGAAAGATATTTTGGTGCCATTTGCTACGACGTATAAAACCATACCAATGGCGATCGGCATCATTGGATTTTATCTGTTAATTGCCACGATACTCACAACCGAGATGCGCAACAAGATCGGCGTGAAAATCTGGCGAAAACTGCACATGTTGTCTCCGATCGTTTATATAATGGTAACGCTGCACGGGTTATGGATCGGTACTGACAGCAAGACAACCGGGTCGTTCGGCATGTATGTGATTTCAATTTTCGGCGTTTTGTTGTTGCTATTTCTGAGGTTTAAACGGTCCCGCCAACAAGTATTGAAATATCCCCGAGGAACGATGAATTGA
- a CDS encoding FAD:protein FMN transferase, which yields MNQLSFTFRAMNTQVELLLEPYEQQAFEKEELCTYIQLLFQQVEHICSRFLPESELSILNRTTERDMPLSPLLFEVLINAYNAWKYTDGMFNPCLLPQLEAAGYDKSMENITDSEDKLPMHPFFAYAKLPFEIDTNRKTVRLSQGMKIDLGGIAKGWTVDHAADYLKQFGAGFINAGGDLRVFGDRDEFWHIGVENPFDPNKDLGTLAIRNGAVATSSTWKRRWKRGGNWMTHLIDPRTGRPTQSEIVSATVTAPTAKEADVWAKTVLLLGVEQGTKFVQERQAQAVLVDQNQQVRSVPSGFA from the coding sequence ATGAATCAGCTATCTTTTACATTTCGAGCTATGAATACGCAAGTAGAACTGCTGTTAGAGCCATATGAACAGCAAGCATTCGAAAAAGAGGAACTCTGCACGTATATTCAATTGTTATTTCAGCAAGTGGAACATATCTGCAGCCGCTTTTTACCGGAAAGTGAGCTATCCATATTAAATCGAACAACGGAACGGGACATGCCGCTGTCCCCATTATTATTCGAAGTGCTGATCAATGCGTATAATGCATGGAAATATACAGACGGCATGTTCAATCCGTGCCTGCTGCCGCAATTGGAAGCAGCCGGATATGACAAATCCATGGAGAACATCACCGACTCGGAAGACAAGCTGCCAATGCATCCATTTTTTGCGTATGCAAAGCTTCCTTTCGAGATCGATACAAACCGTAAGACAGTGCGTCTTTCTCAAGGCATGAAGATCGACCTGGGCGGGATCGCAAAAGGCTGGACAGTCGATCATGCAGCAGACTATCTGAAACAGTTCGGAGCTGGATTTATCAACGCTGGCGGCGATCTTCGCGTTTTTGGCGATCGTGATGAATTCTGGCATATAGGGGTCGAAAATCCCTTTGATCCAAATAAGGATCTTGGGACGCTCGCCATTCGAAATGGAGCTGTGGCCACATCGTCGACATGGAAAAGGCGCTGGAAAAGAGGCGGGAATTGGATGACTCATTTAATCGATCCACGCACCGGCAGACCGACACAAAGTGAAATCGTCTCCGCCACAGTAACCGCACCTACCGCCAAGGAAGCGGATGTTTGGGCTAAAACAGTGTTGCTTTTGGGTGTGGAGCAAGGGACGAAATTTGTGCAGGAGCGACAAGCACAGGCTGTGCTTGTGGATCAAAATCAGCAAGTAAGGAGTGTTCCAAGTGGATTTGCTTAA
- a CDS encoding LysR family transcriptional regulator yields MELRQIKYFIEVAKREHVSEAADALHVAQSAVSRQIANLESELGIELFIREGRNVRLTAIGKVFLEHMETAMNEIEKAKQEIDEFLDPQKGMIRVGFPSSLASHTLPTVISAFRDKYPGIGFQLRQGSYRYLIESVIKGSIDLAFVGPVPTNEKDIKGHILFVERIVALLSSDHVLADRPSLRLSQLRDDSFVLFPPGFILRDIVVGACKQMGFEPKVSFEGEDIDAIKGLVATGLGITLLPEVTLIDSKPRTTVAIPVIDPNVTRTVGVIIPRYRELPPSEKLFYNFLKEFFAVLNQFSQ; encoded by the coding sequence ATGGAATTGCGGCAGATCAAATATTTTATTGAAGTAGCGAAACGCGAACACGTTTCAGAAGCGGCAGACGCTTTGCATGTGGCCCAATCTGCGGTGAGCCGGCAAATTGCCAACCTGGAGTCAGAGTTGGGGATTGAATTATTTATCCGTGAAGGGCGGAATGTCCGGCTCACTGCAATCGGCAAGGTATTTTTAGAACATATGGAAACGGCGATGAATGAGATCGAAAAAGCCAAACAGGAAATCGATGAATTTCTGGATCCCCAAAAAGGGATGATTCGCGTCGGGTTTCCCAGCAGCCTCGCTTCCCATACGTTGCCGACTGTGATTTCTGCCTTCCGCGACAAATATCCGGGCATTGGTTTCCAACTGCGGCAAGGTTCCTATCGATATCTGATCGAATCCGTTATTAAAGGCAGCATTGACTTGGCTTTCGTAGGGCCGGTACCGACGAATGAAAAAGACATCAAAGGGCATATCCTGTTCGTGGAACGGATTGTCGCTCTATTGTCATCCGATCATGTTTTGGCCGACCGCCCTTCCCTTCGTCTAAGTCAATTGCGAGATGACTCGTTTGTGCTGTTCCCGCCCGGGTTCATCCTGCGGGACATCGTCGTAGGCGCATGCAAGCAAATGGGGTTTGAACCAAAAGTATCGTTTGAGGGAGAAGACATCGATGCGATCAAAGGGCTCGTCGCTACGGGACTTGGAATCACACTTCTGCCGGAAGTGACGCTGATTGACAGCAAGCCGCGGACAACGGTCGCAATCCCTGTCATCGATCCCAATGTGACGCGAACGGTTGGCGTCATCATCCCGCGCTATCGGGAACTGCCTCCATCGGAAAAATTGTTTTACAATTTTCTGAAGGAGTTTTTTGCAGTTCTCAATCAATTTAGTCAGTAG